Proteins from a genomic interval of Cydia amplana chromosome 8, ilCydAmpl1.1, whole genome shotgun sequence:
- the LOC134650160 gene encoding choline transporter-like 1, whose product MGCAQSEISPQNENPKKSCTDVLWLVIYIVFWVLMLVIAAISFVYGNPARIINGFDSFGNTCGVKTNQKLINYPLAGISTIDKPYLFFLDIKELRRSIKICVKQCPNKKLNDLAAIQQFYRETGSNLCTYETRLNELVKDDGLHSMIGPCPVTPVVETFPLLNRCIPKSFKEFSEKVSTDVYNLLNSWGTIEQMLTDLYSSWKEMIICVIVALLCSLIMVSILHLLATVVSWIFMIVVSVVSIAGTILLWYTYYEVRRGNQNFTGSVYLTESLKNETAFLWYSIIATIITVVLLLLVYVMRSRVSFLAQLFRETAHCLGSIPALFVQPIITFFYLVLFFAFWSIVVACLATATYPGIPYKFNFFINGSQVPDLVNNASVRAQNVNNSATPKQFPLDPIEFSPSWVQSMWWMCLICLVWGSEFILGCQQMTIAGAVSHWYFRGENAHSPVLYSIGKLVKYHLGSVAKGSFLITLFKIPRLILTYLHAKLSAKADKGSECAKCGLKCGICCFYCLEKFMRYLNHNAYTIITIERCNFCKAAAKAFSTIVNNALQVATINSVGDFILFLGKCIVTAVTGIVGLLLVKRNSDLHFYAVPTLFICIYSFFIAHCILSLYEMVVDTLFMCVCEDRNMSAGEGRWKSSRLAELGGHKPDNQDLDTTDHELRNLDDKY is encoded by the exons ATGGGTTGCGCACAAAGTGAGATTTCACCCCAAAATGAAAATCCGAAGAAAAGTTGCACCGATGTCCTTTGGTTGGTTATCTATATTGTTTTTTGGGTGCTTATG CTCGTAATCGCAGCAATATCGTTCGTTTACGGGAATCCTGCAAGAATAATCAATGGGTTCGACTCATTCGGCAACACATGTGGCGTCAAAACCAACCAGAAGCTCATAAACTATCCTTTAGCGGGAATCAGCACAATAGACAAGCCCTATTTGTTTTTTCTGGACATAAAGGAACTGAGGAGATCTATAAAAATTTGCGTAAAGCAATGTCCTAATAAGAAATTGAATGATTTGGCTGCTATACAGCAGTTCTATCGTGAAACGGGTTCTAATCTGTGTACTTATGAAACAAGGTTGAATGAGCTGGTAAAAGACGATGGACTGCACAGCATGATAGGGCCATGCCCCGTAACACCTGTAGTTGAGACATTTCCTCTCCTGAACAGATGCATTCCGAAGTCGTTTAAAGAGTTTTCGGAGAAAGTATCCACAGATGTGTACAACTTGCTCAACAGTTGGGGTACGATAGAGCAGATGCTGACGGACTTGTATTCATCATGGAAAGAAATGATAATATGCGTCATTGTTGCATTAT TATGTTCCTTGATCATGGTTTCCATACTGCACTTGTTAGCTACCGTCGTATCCTGGATTTTCATGATAGTAGTATCAGTAGTAAGCATTGCTGGCACCATTCTTCTGTGGTACACATATTACGAGGTGAGACGCGGAAACCAGAACTTCACGGGATCCGTATATTTGACA gaATCTCTTAAGAATGAGACTGCATTCCTCTGGTATTCGATCATTGCTACTATTATTACG GTGGTCTTATTACTGTTAGTATACGTGATGCGTTCCCGCGTATCATTCCTAGCTCAACTGTTCCGCGAGACAGCACACTGTCTCGGCTCAATACCAGCTTTATTTGTCCAGCCGATCATCACTTTCTTCTACCTTGTGCTTTTCTTCGCCTTCTGGTCTATCGTCGTG GCTTGCCTCGCAACAGCCACGTATCCCGGCATCCCGTACAAGTTCAACTTCTTCATCAACGGCTCCCAGGTGCCAGATCTGGTCAACAACGCGTCAGTCAGGGCGCAAAACGTCAACAACAGCGCTACACCGAAAC AATTCCCCCTGGACCCCATAGAGTTCAGCCCCTCATGGGTGCAGAGCATGTGGTGGATGTGTCTCATCTGCCTCGTGTGGGGCAGCGAGTTCATCCTCGGCTGCCAGCAGATGACCATCGCTGGAGCCGTGTCGCACTGGTACTTCCG CGGTGAAAACGCGCACTCTCCCGTACTGTACTCAATCGGGAAGCTAGTCAAGTACCACCTCGGTTCCGTCGCTAAAGGATCCTTCCTAATCACGCTGTTCAAGATACCGAGGCTTATACTCACTTATCTACATGCCAA ATTGTCGGCAAAAGCCGACAAGGGCTCAGAATGCGCCAAATGCGGCCTAAAGTGCGGCATCTGCTGTTTCTACTGCTTGGAGAAGTTCATGCGCTACCTGAACCACAACGCGTACACTATCATCACTATAGAGCGCTGCAACTTCTGCAAAGCTGCCGCCAAG GCGTTCAGCACAATAGTGAACAACGCGCTCCAAGTGGCCACCATCAACAGTGTTGGCGATTTCATCCTGTTCCTGGGCAAGTGCATCGTGACCGCCGTCACGGGCATCGTCGGCCTGTTGCTGGTCAAGCGGAACTCCGACCTACACTTCTACGCTGTTCCGACACTCTTCATCTGCATATACTCATTCTTTATCGCGCATTGCATACTCTCTTTGTACGAG ATGGTAGTGGACACGCTGTTCATGTGCGTGTGTGAGGACCGTAACATGAGCGCCGGTGAGGGCCGTTGGAAGAGCTCCCGGCTGGCCGAGCTCGGCGGGCACAAGCCGGACAACCAAGACCTCGACACCACCGACCACGAGTTGCGCAACCTCGACGACAAGTATTAA